Proteins found in one Vallitalea guaymasensis genomic segment:
- a CDS encoding metallophosphoesterase family protein has translation MIYLISDTHFNQKRIIDYENRPFNSVEEMNKQLIYNWNNTVSKEDTIYHLGDFASSNKSEVKNIFDQLNGYKVLIKGNHDRCNSNIWWHDIGFEDVIDGGIILDSFYLLTHEPMYMNINMTPYVNIHGHIHSNKMEGNQYFNVSVEHHNYTPVAFDKIKAMYKSDE, from the coding sequence ATGATTTATTTAATTAGCGATACACATTTTAATCAAAAAAGAATAATAGATTATGAAAACAGACCATTTAATTCAGTAGAAGAAATGAATAAACAATTGATCTATAATTGGAATAATACCGTATCTAAAGAAGATACTATATATCATTTAGGTGATTTTGCATCTAGTAATAAATCGGAAGTAAAAAATATATTTGACCAGCTTAATGGATATAAGGTGTTGATTAAAGGTAATCATGATAGATGTAACAGTAATATTTGGTGGCATGATATTGGATTTGAAGATGTTATCGATGGAGGAATAATATTAGATAGCTTTTATTTATTGACACATGAACCTATGTATATGAACATAAATATGACACCTTATGTTAATATTCATGGACATATTCATAGCAATAAGATGGAAGGTAATCAATATTTTAATGTTAGTGTAGAACACCACAATTATACACCTGTAGCATTTGATAAGATAAAAGCAATGTATAAAAGTGATGAGTAA
- the glpK gene encoding glycerol kinase GlpK has protein sequence MDKKYIMALDQGTTSSRAIIFNHEGKIVNTSQKEFTQVYPKPGWVEHDAMEIWATQSGVAREVLELSGIRPDEVAAIGITNQRETTVVWDKNTGKPIYNAIVWQCRRTADICDGLKAKGLEDYIKESTGLILDAYFSGTKVKWILDNVEGAREKAENGELLFGNIDTWLIWNLTRGKVHVTDYSNASRTMLYNIKELRWDETILDELGIPASMLPEVRQSSEVYGHTDPKTFGGAEIPIAGIAGDQQAALFGQACFLPGMAKNTYGTGCFMLMNTGQEMVSSDSGLLTTIAWGVDGKVEYALEGSIFVAGASVQWLRDELKLVENAKDTEYFATQVEDTNGVYVVPAFVGLGAPYWDMYARGTIVGLTRGANKNHIIRATLESIAYQSRDVLEVMQEDSGIELQALKVDGGAVANNFLMQFQSDVLGVAVDRPVVTETTALGAAFLAGLAVGFWNSKEEIADMWAIDKHFEPVMENDYKEKKYAGWKKAVKRSYLWEDPEGEKLGS, from the coding sequence ATGGATAAAAAATATATCATGGCATTAGATCAAGGAACAACTAGTTCTAGAGCAATAATATTCAATCATGAAGGTAAGATAGTGAATACAAGTCAAAAAGAATTTACTCAGGTATATCCAAAACCAGGCTGGGTTGAACATGATGCTATGGAAATTTGGGCAACTCAAAGTGGAGTAGCTAGAGAAGTTTTAGAGTTGTCGGGAATAAGACCAGATGAGGTAGCGGCAATAGGTATAACTAATCAAAGAGAAACAACTGTTGTATGGGATAAAAATACTGGAAAACCAATATACAATGCTATAGTTTGGCAATGTAGAAGAACTGCAGATATATGTGATGGATTGAAAGCAAAAGGATTAGAAGACTACATAAAAGAAAGTACTGGTCTAATATTAGATGCTTATTTCTCAGGAACAAAAGTTAAGTGGATTCTTGATAATGTTGAAGGTGCTAGAGAAAAAGCTGAAAATGGAGAACTGTTATTCGGTAATATTGATACATGGTTAATATGGAACCTTACTAGAGGTAAAGTACATGTAACTGATTATTCTAATGCATCAAGGACAATGTTATATAACATTAAAGAATTAAGATGGGATGAAACAATACTTGACGAGTTAGGTATACCAGCTTCAATGTTGCCAGAAGTAAGGCAGTCTAGTGAAGTTTATGGTCACACAGATCCTAAGACTTTTGGTGGAGCCGAGATACCTATTGCTGGTATAGCAGGAGATCAACAGGCAGCACTATTCGGTCAAGCTTGTTTTCTACCAGGTATGGCGAAGAATACATATGGTACAGGATGCTTCATGTTAATGAATACAGGACAGGAAATGGTTAGTTCAGATAGTGGTTTATTGACAACTATAGCATGGGGAGTAGATGGTAAAGTAGAATATGCTCTTGAAGGAAGTATATTTGTTGCTGGAGCTTCGGTACAATGGCTTAGAGATGAATTGAAATTAGTAGAGAATGCCAAGGACACTGAGTATTTTGCTACTCAAGTAGAAGATACTAATGGAGTGTATGTAGTTCCTGCTTTTGTTGGACTTGGTGCTCCATATTGGGATATGTATGCTAGAGGAACTATTGTAGGTCTTACACGAGGAGCCAATAAAAATCATATTATAAGAGCTACATTAGAATCAATCGCCTATCAATCAAGGGATGTGCTTGAAGTAATGCAAGAGGATTCAGGTATAGAACTTCAAGCTCTAAAAGTTGATGGTGGAGCAGTAGCCAATAATTTCTTGATGCAGTTCCAATCAGATGTATTAGGAGTTGCAGTAGATAGACCAGTGGTTACTGAAACTACAGCTCTTGGTGCAGCATTCTTAGCTGGTTTAGCAGTTGGATTCTGGAATAGTAAAGAAGAGATTGCTGATATGTGGGCTATAGATAAGCATTTTGAACCTGTAATGGAAAATGATTATAAAGAAAAGAAATATGCAGGATGGAAAAAAGCAGTTAAAAGATCATACCTATGGGAAGATCCAGAAGGAGAGAAATTAGGAAGCTGA
- a CDS encoding GNAT family N-acetyltransferase, with protein MKFELLYESYPIIESTELILKKIEEDDINDFFEIHSDEIIYKYIPGKAKKNINTVKNMIGHYERDFNKKKMIFLGIYIKKQLPKLVGIAEIFDIDKKISMVTIGYRLNPNYWGKGIATEATRRLTKYLIDEIEVNRIQAFVMTENKKSEEVLIRNHFEYEGTIRQGQMWKEKGIIDLKLYSLLREDFYNY; from the coding sequence ATGAAATTTGAATTATTATATGAAAGCTATCCTATTATAGAATCTACAGAACTTATCCTTAAAAAAATTGAAGAGGATGACATAAATGATTTTTTTGAGATACATAGTGACGAAATAATCTATAAATACATACCAGGTAAAGCTAAAAAGAATATTAATACTGTAAAAAATATGATTGGACATTATGAAAGAGACTTCAATAAAAAGAAAATGATATTTTTAGGTATATACATCAAAAAACAACTACCTAAGTTAGTGGGAATTGCTGAAATATTTGATATTGATAAAAAAATAAGCATGGTTACAATTGGATATAGACTCAATCCAAATTATTGGGGAAAAGGAATTGCAACAGAGGCTACGAGAAGATTAACTAAATATTTAATTGATGAAATTGAAGTAAATAGAATACAAGCATTTGTAATGACAGAAAACAAAAAATCAGAGGAAGTTCTGATAAGAAATCATTTTGAATACGAAGGTACTATAAGGCAGGGGCAAATGTGGAAAGAGAAAGGTATCATTGATTTAAAATTATATTCGTTATTAAGAGAAGATTTTTATAACTATTAA
- a CDS encoding TetR/AcrR family transcriptional regulator yields MKKKTSRTLQAERTKSHILDEALKLMKYKNFDDISIQEICENSGISTGAFYHHFGSKSGIVVAAYTRTDQFFQDEVINKIDSSNIKSAIIGYLCEQGLYAKNMGVDIIRNIYKAQMDNASAFFLSAERGLPKGLHQLVEKGLDNGELCSDKTADQITEELLIISRGILYNWAISFGEYDIAKKTFSIIDAYLQSI; encoded by the coding sequence ATGAAAAAGAAGACATCTAGAACTCTTCAAGCTGAAAGAACTAAGAGTCATATATTGGATGAAGCACTTAAACTAATGAAATATAAAAATTTTGATGATATAAGTATTCAGGAGATTTGTGAGAATTCAGGAATATCTACAGGTGCTTTTTACCACCATTTTGGTAGTAAATCAGGTATTGTTGTTGCAGCATATACACGTACTGACCAATTTTTCCAAGATGAAGTAATTAATAAAATTGACTCTTCAAATATAAAAAGTGCAATAATAGGATATTTATGTGAACAAGGTCTCTATGCAAAAAATATGGGAGTGGATATAATCCGAAATATTTACAAAGCACAAATGGATAATGCCAGTGCTTTCTTTCTATCGGCTGAACGTGGATTGCCAAAAGGATTGCATCAATTAGTGGAAAAAGGTCTGGATAATGGAGAATTATGTTCAGATAAAACAGCAGACCAGATTACAGAGGAATTGCTTATCATTTCAAGGGGAATATTATATAATTGGGCGATTAGTTTTGGTGAATATGATATTGCAAAAAAGACTTTCAGTATTATAGATGCATATTTACAGAGTATTTAA
- a CDS encoding glycerol-3-phosphate responsive antiterminator, translating to MNNKQVNSFHSQTEMNPIIAAVNQLDKLDLAIKSPCKVIFLLTGSIFNLKEIVQKVKDNDMDIYIHFDLLQGFAKDSIALEYISKQIKPDGIITTKSNLIKKAKNLNLWAIQRLFIFDSKSLETGINSVNLTKPDTIEILPGAIPKIINEIYDRTKIPLIAGGLIRNKEDVIECLKAGAEGISASTEEIWYM from the coding sequence ATGAACAATAAACAAGTTAATAGTTTCCATAGTCAAACAGAAATGAATCCTATTATTGCAGCAGTTAACCAGTTGGATAAACTTGATTTGGCTATTAAGTCACCTTGCAAAGTTATTTTTTTACTTACAGGAAGTATTTTTAACTTGAAAGAAATAGTACAGAAAGTAAAGGACAACGATATGGATATTTATATTCATTTTGACTTACTGCAAGGGTTTGCTAAGGATTCAATCGCACTTGAATACATTAGTAAACAGATTAAGCCTGATGGAATTATTACAACAAAAAGTAATCTTATTAAAAAAGCTAAAAATTTGAATTTGTGGGCAATTCAAAGACTTTTCATTTTTGATTCCAAATCATTGGAAACTGGAATCAACTCTGTAAACTTAACAAAGCCAGATACCATAGAAATTCTACCTGGTGCCATACCTAAGATAATTAACGAGATATACGACCGAACTAAGATACCATTGATAGCTGGAGGTCTAATTAGAAATAAAGAAGATGTAATTGAATGTCTTAAAGCTGGTGCCGAAGGGATTTCTGCAAGTACAGAAGAAATTTGGTATATGTAA
- a CDS encoding COG2426 family protein → MDKLLQVFISSMIPIVEQKGAILLGILTYDLDVLQVFVISLVGSIIPAPFILLFFNKIFTWMQKYKAFAHINSIIDKKISKNTRKIEKRKELALIIFIGIPLPTTGIWTGSAVAAFLNLDFKKSMVCVILGATISAILITIISLTFPSLWSIKI, encoded by the coding sequence ATGGACAAATTATTACAAGTTTTTATATCTTCAATGATTCCCATTGTAGAACAAAAAGGAGCAATTTTATTAGGCATTTTAACATATGATCTAGATGTACTACAAGTATTTGTTATAAGCTTAGTTGGTAGTATTATACCAGCACCTTTTATACTATTATTCTTCAATAAAATATTTACTTGGATGCAAAAATATAAAGCTTTCGCTCATATCAATAGTATCATTGATAAAAAGATATCTAAAAATACTAGGAAGATTGAAAAAAGAAAAGAATTGGCTCTAATTATTTTTATTGGAATACCCTTACCAACTACAGGTATTTGGACAGGAAGTGCCGTTGCAGCTTTCTTAAATTTGGATTTCAAGAAATCTATGGTTTGTGTAATTTTAGGAGCAACGATTTCTGCCATATTGATAACAATAATATCTTTGACTTTTCCCTCATTGTGGAGTATTAAAATTTAA
- a CDS encoding phosphotransferase has translation MNKEIKIGTGTQATVYLSETHAIKVFKKDYNKAYAFYEAMINSLIEDVGLPIAKVHEVLEINDNIAMKMDFIEGVTLHDCYLSNIYNANKYVDIMLDMQIEIHSKDIQLPYNLNNRLREKISSNKMLNKTSKNKLLNILDKLPDGKCLCHGDFYGYNIIKQQDKYYIIDWIDATNGCDNADVCRTYMLYLFHSQKIAELYLETYCNRTKKEKKDVLDWIPIILAARLSENIHDQEKGKIISVIQDL, from the coding sequence ATGAATAAAGAAATTAAAATTGGAACTGGAACTCAAGCAACTGTCTATCTTAGCGAAACTCATGCTATAAAGGTATTTAAGAAAGACTACAATAAAGCCTATGCATTTTATGAAGCAATGATTAATTCATTAATAGAGGATGTAGGTTTGCCTATTGCAAAGGTGCATGAAGTCTTAGAAATTAATGATAATATTGCAATGAAAATGGATTTTATTGAAGGCGTTACGCTACACGATTGTTACTTATCAAATATTTATAATGCAAATAAATATGTTGATATAATGTTAGATATGCAAATAGAGATACATTCTAAGGATATCCAGCTTCCTTACAATCTAAATAATAGACTTAGAGAAAAAATATCAAGTAATAAGATGCTTAATAAAACAAGCAAGAATAAATTATTAAATATATTAGACAAGCTTCCAGACGGAAAATGTCTTTGTCACGGAGATTTTTATGGTTACAATATAATAAAACAGCAAGACAAATATTACATTATCGATTGGATTGATGCAACAAATGGTTGTGATAATGCTGATGTATGTCGTACCTACATGCTGTATCTGTTCCATTCACAAAAAATCGCAGAATTATATTTAGAAACATATTGTAATAGAACCAAAAAGGAGAAAAAAGATGTTTTAGATTGGATACCTATAATATTAGCGGCAAGACTGAGTGAAAATATTCATGATCAAGAAAAAGGAAAAATAATATCAGTTATTCAGGATTTATAG
- the hydG gene encoding [FeFe] hydrogenase H-cluster radical SAM maturase HydG: MDTRSWIDQVIKQDQIDKYLINGKDFINENEIHNKLNMNKDCSKEKVRAILDKSLAVERLSFDETATLLNVTDEDMWEEMYEVAAEVKRRVYDNRIVFFAPLYCGNLCVNSCRYCGFRKENAGEERKVLTAEEIRRETDYILSQGHKRVIVVYGEHPKTDAKYIAESMKTVYDVKKKSRSGKNSYIRRINVNAAPMSIEDLKMLKEVGIGTYQVFQETYHKDTYKSAHPKGLKANYRWRLYSLHRAMDAGIDDVAIGALFGLYDWRFEVMGLLYHADDLEKQFGIGPHTISFPRLTPASGSELSIASKYLVNNKDFKKLVTVLRLAVPYTGLIITARENPEVRDEVVKVGCTQLDASTKIGIGAYDKAAHNEKEDKQQFTIGDNRTLDQVVNKLAEMGKITSFCTAGYRCGRTGDKIMNLLETGTEGKFCKLNAVLTFREYLDDYATEETKKIGEELIKKEFEEINNMEFYKNNKLLSVINDYYKRISEGERDLYV; the protein is encoded by the coding sequence ATGGATACAAGAAGTTGGATAGACCAAGTTATAAAACAAGATCAGATAGACAAGTACTTAATTAATGGTAAAGATTTTATTAATGAAAATGAAATACATAACAAACTGAATATGAACAAAGACTGCAGCAAGGAAAAAGTCAGAGCTATACTTGATAAATCTTTAGCAGTTGAGAGATTGAGCTTTGATGAAACTGCTACATTACTTAACGTTACTGATGAAGATATGTGGGAAGAAATGTATGAAGTTGCAGCAGAAGTCAAGAGAAGAGTATATGATAACAGGATTGTATTTTTTGCGCCACTTTATTGTGGTAATCTATGTGTAAATAGTTGTAGATACTGTGGATTCAGAAAAGAGAATGCAGGAGAAGAAAGAAAAGTATTAACTGCTGAAGAGATAAGAAGAGAAACCGATTATATTCTCAGCCAAGGACACAAAAGAGTCATCGTTGTTTATGGTGAACATCCAAAGACAGATGCTAAATATATAGCTGAAAGTATGAAAACAGTATATGATGTTAAAAAGAAATCAAGAAGTGGAAAAAATTCATATATAAGAAGAATAAATGTTAATGCAGCACCTATGAGCATAGAAGATTTGAAGATGTTAAAGGAAGTAGGTATAGGTACGTACCAAGTATTCCAAGAGACATATCATAAGGATACATATAAATCAGCTCATCCAAAAGGATTAAAAGCCAACTATAGATGGAGATTATACTCTCTTCATAGAGCAATGGATGCAGGTATTGATGATGTAGCTATAGGAGCTCTTTTTGGACTTTATGATTGGCGTTTTGAAGTTATGGGATTATTATATCATGCTGACGATCTTGAAAAACAATTTGGTATAGGACCTCATACAATTTCATTCCCAAGACTTACACCAGCTTCAGGTTCAGAACTTAGTATAGCTTCCAAATATCTAGTTAATAATAAAGATTTTAAAAAACTAGTTACAGTTCTAAGACTTGCAGTTCCTTATACTGGATTAATAATCACAGCACGTGAAAACCCAGAGGTAAGAGATGAAGTTGTAAAAGTTGGATGTACACAATTAGATGCCTCAACCAAAATAGGTATAGGTGCGTACGATAAAGCTGCTCACAATGAAAAAGAAGACAAACAGCAATTTACTATTGGTGACAACCGTACACTAGATCAAGTAGTTAATAAACTAGCTGAGATGGGTAAGATTACTTCTTTCTGTACTGCTGGATATAGATGTGGTAGAACAGGAGATAAGATAATGAATCTGTTGGAAACAGGAACAGAAGGTAAGTTCTGTAAACTAAATGCTGTACTTACATTTAGAGAATACTTGGATGATTATGCTACAGAAGAAACTAAAAAAATTGGGGAAGAACTTATTAAGAAGGAATTTGAAGAAATCAATAACATGGAATTCTATAAAAATAATAAATTATTGAGTGTAATAAATGATTATTATAAAAGAATATCCGAAGGAGAAAGAGATCTATATGTGTAG
- a CDS encoding VanZ family protein, with product MEAHLYPIRIALITFPIIAFLGTIPFLLYQYIKYHYVNKIRVLITYSLCLYCLTAYYMVILPLPKSSDVLSLYPAGRQMYQLVPFKFIQDILKDTQVIYNKPATYIHLFKEKAFLQAAFNVLLLAPLGIYLRYYFRKSWIKTVIIGFTVSLFFELTQLTGLYGFYNAPYRLFDVDDLILNTTGCLLGYVIAPLFTFFLPSSNKLDKDVDFDKMQVGLIRRGLAFIIDWCIISILSNTQSLIEYFFIVFIYFIVGVYITNGRTIGKLLTSVRVRGKTEKISFKEVLFRYGILYYGIVGANLVVLYVSQGLVTFQILILGGVFVIDVIVAISFLVSIVKRDRQFFYEKISGTKNVISYKKDKVINENNNTL from the coding sequence ATGGAAGCTCATTTATATCCTATTCGTATTGCGCTTATTACTTTTCCCATAATAGCTTTTTTAGGGACAATCCCTTTTTTATTATACCAATATATAAAATATCATTATGTCAATAAAATCAGAGTATTGATTACATACTCTTTATGCCTTTATTGCTTGACTGCTTATTATATGGTTATATTACCACTGCCAAAGTCTAGTGATGTTCTAAGTTTATATCCTGCAGGCAGACAAATGTATCAATTGGTGCCCTTTAAGTTTATACAAGATATACTTAAAGATACTCAAGTTATATATAACAAACCTGCAACTTATATACATTTATTCAAAGAAAAAGCATTTCTTCAAGCCGCTTTTAATGTTTTGTTATTAGCTCCTTTGGGGATATATTTAAGATACTATTTTCGAAAAAGCTGGATAAAAACTGTGATTATTGGATTTACGGTATCACTATTTTTTGAGCTTACCCAGTTAACAGGTTTGTATGGATTTTATAATGCACCTTATAGGTTATTTGATGTAGATGACCTCATATTAAATACTACAGGATGTCTTTTAGGTTATGTTATAGCTCCATTATTTACATTTTTTCTACCTAGTTCCAATAAATTAGATAAAGACGTGGATTTTGATAAAATGCAGGTTGGACTTATAAGAAGGGGATTAGCATTCATTATTGATTGGTGTATTATAAGTATATTAAGTAATACACAGAGTTTGATTGAATATTTCTTCATAGTATTCATTTATTTTATAGTAGGTGTATACATAACTAATGGACGAACCATAGGTAAATTATTAACATCAGTTAGAGTTCGGGGAAAAACTGAGAAAATATCATTCAAAGAAGTACTCTTTAGATATGGCATTCTCTATTATGGCATTGTCGGGGCAAACTTGGTAGTACTTTATGTTAGTCAAGGATTAGTAACGTTTCAAATTCTAATTCTAGGTGGGGTTTTTGTTATTGATGTTATTGTAGCGATAAGCTTTTTAGTATCTATCGTCAAGAGAGATAGACAATTTTTCTATGAGAAAATTAGTGGTACCAAAAATGTCATTAGTTACAAGAAAGATAAAGTTATCAATGAAAATAACAATACACTTTAG
- a CDS encoding TM1266 family iron-only hydrogenase system putative regulator, with translation MKRVAVISAILERPEDTQNTFNAIVSSYKDMVKGRMGLPLIEEGISVISITVVGEINDINSLNGKLGKLPNTQVKTSISKKEIY, from the coding sequence TTGAAAAGAGTTGCTGTAATAAGTGCTATATTAGAAAGACCAGAAGATACACAAAACACCTTTAATGCTATAGTCTCTTCTTATAAAGATATGGTAAAAGGAAGAATGGGATTGCCTCTTATTGAAGAAGGAATTTCAGTAATAAGTATTACAGTAGTTGGAGAAATTAATGATATTAACAGTTTGAATGGTAAACTGGGTAAATTACCAAATACTCAGGTTAAAACTTCAATTTCTAAAAAAGAAATTTATTAG
- a CDS encoding oxidoreductase — protein sequence MANYYPELFTPTYIGKVKIKNKLSMAPMGPVGYADANGALNQRIQDYYVERAKGGIGLIITGICNVDMETEKMAKAGLPSPTQTPLAFIHSAYQMNERIHAYGTKVFIQLTGGLGRSALPGFVSKYIAPSENENRFDPNILHREMTKEEIQTLIQKFVTAAVISKKSGFDGVEIHAVHEGYLLDQFAISFFNKRTDEYGGSLENRLRIATDIVKGIKKACGTDFPVSLRYSLKSCMKGLRQGGLPGEEYEEVGRDIDEGIEAAKILVDAGYDALNVDAGTYDSWYWNHPPMYFEEGTYREFGKILKENVNVPIILAGRMENPEMAVESLNNSCDIIGLGRQLLTDPDYPKKVRAGKLDEIRPCLGCHEGCLGRISNAPVSCAVNPACGREKIYGLTPALNKKHFLIIGGGIAGMEASRVLATRGHKVTLCERTNNLGGNLIPGGVPDFKRYDRALVKWYEKQLELLNITVKMNCHVKLSDIDTYNPDEIIVATGSTPIIPKFDGAKNIVSANDILVGKADAGKEVVIIGGGLVGCETGLWLAGKGSNVTVVEMANDILGGPHGLPHMNHYMLEDLLDYNNVNIQTNTMVVSANNSSVTVKNAEGTHNISADTIISAIGYKENNSLYEELLEKDIPVYNIGDSQKVHNIMYAIWNSYELAKEL from the coding sequence ATGGCAAATTATTATCCTGAATTATTTACTCCTACCTACATTGGTAAAGTAAAGATTAAGAACAAGTTATCAATGGCACCAATGGGTCCTGTTGGTTACGCTGATGCAAACGGTGCTCTAAACCAAAGAATTCAAGATTACTATGTTGAACGTGCAAAAGGAGGAATAGGTCTAATTATCACTGGTATCTGTAATGTAGATATGGAAACTGAAAAGATGGCTAAAGCTGGTCTTCCTAGTCCCACCCAAACACCTCTAGCATTTATCCATTCAGCTTATCAAATGAATGAGCGTATTCATGCCTATGGTACTAAAGTGTTCATTCAGCTTACAGGTGGTCTTGGACGAAGTGCTTTACCTGGATTCGTTAGTAAATATATTGCACCTTCTGAAAATGAGAACCGTTTTGATCCTAATATCCTACATAGAGAAATGACAAAAGAGGAAATTCAAACCCTAATTCAAAAGTTTGTTACTGCAGCAGTAATTTCCAAAAAATCTGGCTTTGATGGAGTTGAGATTCATGCTGTTCACGAAGGATATTTATTAGATCAATTCGCAATATCATTTTTTAATAAAAGAACAGACGAATACGGTGGTTCCTTAGAAAATAGATTACGAATAGCAACTGATATTGTAAAAGGAATCAAAAAAGCATGTGGGACAGATTTTCCAGTATCATTAAGATACAGCTTGAAAAGTTGTATGAAAGGTCTTAGACAAGGTGGTCTTCCTGGAGAAGAATATGAAGAAGTTGGAAGAGATATTGATGAAGGTATTGAAGCAGCTAAGATATTGGTTGATGCCGGATACGATGCTCTTAATGTAGACGCTGGAACTTATGATTCATGGTACTGGAATCACCCACCAATGTATTTTGAAGAAGGTACATATCGTGAATTCGGAAAAATATTAAAAGAAAATGTAAACGTACCTATTATTTTAGCTGGTAGAATGGAAAATCCTGAAATGGCAGTTGAATCATTAAATAATAGTTGTGATATCATTGGTCTAGGTAGACAATTATTAACTGACCCAGATTATCCTAAAAAAGTACGTGCAGGTAAATTAGATGAAATACGCCCATGTCTCGGATGTCATGAAGGATGTCTTGGAAGAATATCCAATGCACCTGTCAGCTGTGCTGTCAATCCAGCTTGTGGTCGTGAAAAGATATATGGTCTTACTCCTGCATTGAATAAAAAGCATTTCCTCATAATTGGTGGTGGAATTGCAGGTATGGAAGCATCTAGAGTATTAGCAACTAGAGGTCATAAAGTCACACTATGTGAAAGAACCAATAATCTAGGAGGTAACCTTATACCAGGTGGTGTTCCTGATTTCAAAAGATATGATAGAGCTTTAGTAAAATGGTATGAAAAACAGCTAGAACTATTAAATATCACTGTTAAGATGAATTGCCATGTTAAACTTTCTGATATAGATACATATAATCCAGATGAAATTATTGTTGCCACTGGATCAACTCCAATAATACCTAAATTTGATGGTGCAAAAAATATAGTATCTGCCAATGATATCTTAGTTGGTAAAGCAGATGCTGGAAAAGAAGTCGTTATCATTGGAGGGGGCTTAGTTGGTTGTGAAACAGGCTTATGGCTTGCTGGGAAAGGTTCTAATGTAACAGTTGTCGAAATGGCAAATGACATACTAGGAGGACCTCACGGATTACCTCACATGAATCATTATATGTTAGAAGACCTATTGGATTATAATAATGTCAATATCCAAACTAATACAATGGTTGTATCAGCTAATAATTCATCAGTAACAGTCAAAAATGCAGAGGGTACTCATAACATTTCTGCTGATACAATAATATCTGCTATAGGTTATAAAGAAAATAACAGCCTGTATGAAGAACTATTGGAAAAAGATATTCCAGTATATAATATAGGAGATTCCCAAAAAGTACATAATATTATGTATGCCATTTGGAATTCTTATGAATTAGCTAAAGAATTATAA